A portion of the Vespa velutina chromosome 5, iVesVel2.1, whole genome shotgun sequence genome contains these proteins:
- the LOC124949083 gene encoding glycine receptor subunit alpha-4 isoform X2: MTRHSLMILCCYLYTLFDMAALHFPEKVCEPVLSTEVEGWHIKVDSLSSSTIRLSARKRGYRFFPKIEREADQEDYGRKEVSLSLRDILPINPKQYDKHRAPKFLGQPTIVYFHVTVLSLDSINEESMTYVADIFLAQSWRDSRLRLPENMSEEYRILDVDWLNNIWRPDCFFKNAKKVTFHEMSIPNHYLWLYHDKTLLYMSKLTLVLSCAMKFESYPHDTQICSMMIESLSHTTQDLVFIWNMTDPLVVNPEIELPQLDISNNYTTDCTIEYSTGNFTCIQIVFNLRRRLGYHLFHTYIPSALIVVMSWIAFWIKPEAIPARVTLGVTSLLTLATQNTQSQQSLPPVSYVKAIDVWMSSCSVFVFLSLMEFAVVNNYMGPVATKAMKGYSDEDLREAIDEFKTPMRPDSERSRSPVRPPTVQYDTCCQGRATAIYIDKISRFFFPFSFFILNVVYWSTFL; encoded by the exons ATGACGAGACACTCTCTGATGATTCTATGCTGCTATCTTTATACCCTCTTTGACATGGCAGCTTTACATTTTCC CGAGAAAGTATGCGAACCGGTTCTTTCCACGGAGGTCGAAGGGTGGCATATTAAAGTCGATAGCCTATCGTCTAGTACAATTCGACTTTCGGCGAGAAAGCGCGGGTACCGGTTTTTTCCGAAGATCGAAAG AGAAGCCGACCAAGAGGATTATGGTAGAAAAGAGGTATCTCTATCGTTAAGAGATATCCTACCGATAAATCCAAAGCAATATGACAAGCACAGAGCACCAAAATTCTTGGGACAGCCTACCATCGTTTATTTTCACGTCACGGTTCTCAGCCTCGATTCTATTAACGAAGAATCTATG ACCTACGTCGCTGACATTTTCTTGGCTCAAAGCTGGCGCGATTCTAGATTAAGATTACCAGAGAATATGTCGGAAGAATATAGAATATTGGACGTTGATTGGTTGAACAACATTTGGCGACCGGAttgttttttcaaaaatgCGAAGAAGGTCACTTTTCACGAAATGTCCATACCAAATCATTATCTCTGGCTTTATCACGATAAAACGTTACTTTATATGTCCAA aTTGACTCTGGTACTATCTTGTGCAATGAAATTCGAATCGTATCCTCATGATACTCAAATCTGTTCGATGATGATAGAAAGCT TATCTCATACGACCCAAGATTTGGTCTTCATATGGAACATGACTGATCCGTTAGTAGTAAATCCCGAAATTGAACTGCCACAGCTTGATATATCGAACAACTATACGACCGATTGTACGATCGAGTATTCGACCGGAAACTTTACGTGTATTCAGATCGTCTTTAATTTAAGAAGAAGATTAGGGTACCACCTGTTTCATACGTACATACCTTCGGCTCTTATCGTCGTCATGTCCTGGATTGCCTTCTGGATTAAACCCGAAGCAATTCCAGCTCGCGTTACGCTCGGTGTGACGTCACTCCTCACACTAG CAACTCAGAATACACAATCCCAACAATCGCTACCACCTGTCTCCTATGTGAAAGCCATTGATGTGTGGATGTCATCGTGCAGCGTCTTTGTCTTCCTGTCTCTCATGGAATTCGCTGTGGTTAATAACTACATGGGTCCTGTTGCAACGAAAGCTATGAAGGGTTACTCCGATGAGGATCTTAGGGAAGCTATCGATGAATTTAag acTCCGATGAGGCCCGATTCCGAAAGAAGCAGAAGTCCAGTAAGACCACCTACCGTTCAGTATGATACTTGTTGTCAGGGAAGGGCAACAGCAATTTACATCGACAAAATCTCCAgattcttctttcccttctcaTTTTTCATCTTGAACGTCGTTTATTGGAGCACCTTTCTATAA
- the LOC124949083 gene encoding glycine receptor subunit alpha-4 isoform X1, with product MTRHSLMILCCYLYTLFDMAALHFPFSEKVCEPVLSTEVEGWHIKVDSLSSSTIRLSARKRGYRFFPKIEREADQEDYGRKEVSLSLRDILPINPKQYDKHRAPKFLGQPTIVYFHVTVLSLDSINEESMTYVADIFLAQSWRDSRLRLPENMSEEYRILDVDWLNNIWRPDCFFKNAKKVTFHEMSIPNHYLWLYHDKTLLYMSKLTLVLSCAMKFESYPHDTQICSMMIESLSHTTQDLVFIWNMTDPLVVNPEIELPQLDISNNYTTDCTIEYSTGNFTCIQIVFNLRRRLGYHLFHTYIPSALIVVMSWIAFWIKPEAIPARVTLGVTSLLTLATQNTQSQQSLPPVSYVKAIDVWMSSCSVFVFLSLMEFAVVNNYMGPVATKAMKGYSDEDLREAIDEFKTPMRPDSERSRSPVRPPTVQYDTCCQGRATAIYIDKISRFFFPFSFFILNVVYWSTFL from the exons ATGACGAGACACTCTCTGATGATTCTATGCTGCTATCTTTATACCCTCTTTGACATGGCAGCTTTACATTTTCC TTTCAGCGAGAAAGTATGCGAACCGGTTCTTTCCACGGAGGTCGAAGGGTGGCATATTAAAGTCGATAGCCTATCGTCTAGTACAATTCGACTTTCGGCGAGAAAGCGCGGGTACCGGTTTTTTCCGAAGATCGAAAG AGAAGCCGACCAAGAGGATTATGGTAGAAAAGAGGTATCTCTATCGTTAAGAGATATCCTACCGATAAATCCAAAGCAATATGACAAGCACAGAGCACCAAAATTCTTGGGACAGCCTACCATCGTTTATTTTCACGTCACGGTTCTCAGCCTCGATTCTATTAACGAAGAATCTATG ACCTACGTCGCTGACATTTTCTTGGCTCAAAGCTGGCGCGATTCTAGATTAAGATTACCAGAGAATATGTCGGAAGAATATAGAATATTGGACGTTGATTGGTTGAACAACATTTGGCGACCGGAttgttttttcaaaaatgCGAAGAAGGTCACTTTTCACGAAATGTCCATACCAAATCATTATCTCTGGCTTTATCACGATAAAACGTTACTTTATATGTCCAA aTTGACTCTGGTACTATCTTGTGCAATGAAATTCGAATCGTATCCTCATGATACTCAAATCTGTTCGATGATGATAGAAAGCT TATCTCATACGACCCAAGATTTGGTCTTCATATGGAACATGACTGATCCGTTAGTAGTAAATCCCGAAATTGAACTGCCACAGCTTGATATATCGAACAACTATACGACCGATTGTACGATCGAGTATTCGACCGGAAACTTTACGTGTATTCAGATCGTCTTTAATTTAAGAAGAAGATTAGGGTACCACCTGTTTCATACGTACATACCTTCGGCTCTTATCGTCGTCATGTCCTGGATTGCCTTCTGGATTAAACCCGAAGCAATTCCAGCTCGCGTTACGCTCGGTGTGACGTCACTCCTCACACTAG CAACTCAGAATACACAATCCCAACAATCGCTACCACCTGTCTCCTATGTGAAAGCCATTGATGTGTGGATGTCATCGTGCAGCGTCTTTGTCTTCCTGTCTCTCATGGAATTCGCTGTGGTTAATAACTACATGGGTCCTGTTGCAACGAAAGCTATGAAGGGTTACTCCGATGAGGATCTTAGGGAAGCTATCGATGAATTTAag acTCCGATGAGGCCCGATTCCGAAAGAAGCAGAAGTCCAGTAAGACCACCTACCGTTCAGTATGATACTTGTTGTCAGGGAAGGGCAACAGCAATTTACATCGACAAAATCTCCAgattcttctttcccttctcaTTTTTCATCTTGAACGTCGTTTATTGGAGCACCTTTCTATAA
- the LOC124949083 gene encoding glycine receptor subunit alpha-2 isoform X3, with translation MTRHSLMILCCYLYTLFDMAALHFPEADQEDYGRKEVSLSLRDILPINPKQYDKHRAPKFLGQPTIVYFHVTVLSLDSINEESMTYVADIFLAQSWRDSRLRLPENMSEEYRILDVDWLNNIWRPDCFFKNAKKVTFHEMSIPNHYLWLYHDKTLLYMSKLTLVLSCAMKFESYPHDTQICSMMIESLSHTTQDLVFIWNMTDPLVVNPEIELPQLDISNNYTTDCTIEYSTGNFTCIQIVFNLRRRLGYHLFHTYIPSALIVVMSWIAFWIKPEAIPARVTLGVTSLLTLATQNTQSQQSLPPVSYVKAIDVWMSSCSVFVFLSLMEFAVVNNYMGPVATKAMKGYSDEDLREAIDEFKTPMRPDSERSRSPVRPPTVQYDTCCQGRATAIYIDKISRFFFPFSFFILNVVYWSTFL, from the exons ATGACGAGACACTCTCTGATGATTCTATGCTGCTATCTTTATACCCTCTTTGACATGGCAGCTTTACATTTTCC AGAAGCCGACCAAGAGGATTATGGTAGAAAAGAGGTATCTCTATCGTTAAGAGATATCCTACCGATAAATCCAAAGCAATATGACAAGCACAGAGCACCAAAATTCTTGGGACAGCCTACCATCGTTTATTTTCACGTCACGGTTCTCAGCCTCGATTCTATTAACGAAGAATCTATG ACCTACGTCGCTGACATTTTCTTGGCTCAAAGCTGGCGCGATTCTAGATTAAGATTACCAGAGAATATGTCGGAAGAATATAGAATATTGGACGTTGATTGGTTGAACAACATTTGGCGACCGGAttgttttttcaaaaatgCGAAGAAGGTCACTTTTCACGAAATGTCCATACCAAATCATTATCTCTGGCTTTATCACGATAAAACGTTACTTTATATGTCCAA aTTGACTCTGGTACTATCTTGTGCAATGAAATTCGAATCGTATCCTCATGATACTCAAATCTGTTCGATGATGATAGAAAGCT TATCTCATACGACCCAAGATTTGGTCTTCATATGGAACATGACTGATCCGTTAGTAGTAAATCCCGAAATTGAACTGCCACAGCTTGATATATCGAACAACTATACGACCGATTGTACGATCGAGTATTCGACCGGAAACTTTACGTGTATTCAGATCGTCTTTAATTTAAGAAGAAGATTAGGGTACCACCTGTTTCATACGTACATACCTTCGGCTCTTATCGTCGTCATGTCCTGGATTGCCTTCTGGATTAAACCCGAAGCAATTCCAGCTCGCGTTACGCTCGGTGTGACGTCACTCCTCACACTAG CAACTCAGAATACACAATCCCAACAATCGCTACCACCTGTCTCCTATGTGAAAGCCATTGATGTGTGGATGTCATCGTGCAGCGTCTTTGTCTTCCTGTCTCTCATGGAATTCGCTGTGGTTAATAACTACATGGGTCCTGTTGCAACGAAAGCTATGAAGGGTTACTCCGATGAGGATCTTAGGGAAGCTATCGATGAATTTAag acTCCGATGAGGCCCGATTCCGAAAGAAGCAGAAGTCCAGTAAGACCACCTACCGTTCAGTATGATACTTGTTGTCAGGGAAGGGCAACAGCAATTTACATCGACAAAATCTCCAgattcttctttcccttctcaTTTTTCATCTTGAACGTCGTTTATTGGAGCACCTTTCTATAA